The proteins below come from a single Hippocampus zosterae strain Florida chromosome 5, ASM2543408v3, whole genome shotgun sequence genomic window:
- the LOC127600319 gene encoding LOW QUALITY PROTEIN: mitochondrial amidoxime-reducing component 1-like (The sequence of the model RefSeq protein was modified relative to this genomic sequence to represent the inferred CDS: inserted 1 base in 1 codon; substituted 1 base at 1 genomic stop codon), with amino-acid sequence MEPIRAVKPWTHNKSTLLLVGGAAAAVAVALGVGYKYLQKSERHLRVGVVSQLLVHPLKSGKAASVPVAECLKIGLKYGQTPDRHWMVVTEDGHMVTGRQEPRLVLVSLTCEGGDVCLNGPDMAELRFPVKQPDNTLLDCRVFGADIPGRDCGDEASRWLVCYLKAKKXLVQFEPHMRARRPTDTVSVYFPDDKVAXTDSGPVMLLSEASVKDLSDKMNKDLTVERFRPNIVIGDCEAFAEDSWEEIQIGSVRLRWVMSCGRCIFTMVDPKTGISSRKEPLATLKSYRMCKPEEKHIYKSAPLFGQLLSVEKPGVIQVGDLVYQVSR; translated from the exons ATGGAGCCGATTAGGGCCGTGAAACCTTGGACCCACAACAAGTCGACGCTCCTGCTGGTCGGCGGGGCAGCTGCCGCAGTTGCAGTGGCTCTGGGCGTCGGATATAAATACCTGCAAAAGTCTGAAAGGCATTTGCGTGTGGGCGTCGTGTCGCAGCTCCTCGTCCACCCGCTCAAGTCCGGAAAAGCGGCGTCAGTACCGGTCGCCGAATGTCTCAAGATAGGCCTTAAATACGGCCAAACGCCGGACCGCCACTGGATGGTGGTGACGGAGGACGGCCACATGGTGACGGGCCGCCAGGAACCTCGTCTGGTTCTGGTGTCTTTGACATGCGAGGGAGGTGACGTGTGCCTGAACGGGCCCGACATGGCCGAGCTGCGTTTCCCCGTCAAGCAGCCCGACAACACTTTATTGGACTGCAGAGTGTTCGGTGCCGACATCCCGGGGCGTGACTGCGGCGACGAAGCGTCCCGTTGGTTGGTCTGCTATCTGAAGGCGAAGA ACCTGGTGCAATTTGAACCCCACATGAGGGCCAGGAGGCCGACGGACACAGTATCTGTCTACTTCCCTGATGACAAAGTGGCGTAAACTGACAGCGGTCCGGTCATGCTGCTCTCTGAAGCATCTGTCAAGGACCTGAGCGACAAGATGAACAAGGACCTGACGGTGGAGCGCTTCCGGCCCAACATCGTCATCGGTGACTGCGAGGCGTTTGCCGAAGATTCATGGGAAGAGATCCAGATTGGCAGCGTTCGTCTGCGGTGGGTGATGTCATGCGGGAGGTGCATTTTCAccatggtggaccccaaaactGGAATCAGCAGCAGAAAGGAGCCTCTTGCAACTCTGAAGAGCTACCGAATGTGCAAACCCGAAGAGAAGCACATCTACAAGTCTGCGCCGCTGTTCGGGCAACTGCTTAGCGTGGAGAAGCCCGGCGTGATCCAGGTGGGCGATCT